From one Microlunatus sp. Gsoil 973 genomic stretch:
- a CDS encoding UDP-N-acetylglucosamine 1-carboxyvinyltransferase, which yields MSYCPRVTELTLDHIGSLIRDARKHRGLTQTQLATRLGTSQSAVHRIEAGNQNLSLDMVTRIAEALDSPIISVGGNGPTHLRVQGGNQLHGSIQVRSSKNAAVAVLCASLLNRGRTVIKGIARIEEVNRIVEVLTSIGVRAIWSADKSDLTIIRPDELDLDAMDVEAARRTRSIIMFFGPLMHVYDKFQLPYAGGCDLGARTIEPHLQVLRHFGLEVTATNGYYQSVVDASVEPKRPITLTERSDTGTENALLAAAMNPGVTVLRNASPNYMVQDLCFFLTKLGVQIDGIGTTTLTIRGRSEISTDVEYYPSEDPIEAMSLITAGIVTNSELTISRAPIEFLEIELSILAEMGLDFSLSEEYSATNGHTRLVDITVRPSRLRAPIDKIHPMPFPGLNMDNLPFFAVIAAAAEGSTLIHDWVYENRAIHLLELNKLGADIQLLDPHRLRVNGPTRWRGYEIVCPQALRPSVCILLGMLAARGESVLRDVYMINRGYEDLPNRLNAIGANIEVFRD from the coding sequence ATGAGTTATTGTCCTCGGGTGACTGAATTGACCCTCGACCACATCGGCAGTCTGATTCGCGATGCGCGCAAGCATCGCGGGCTCACCCAGACGCAATTGGCGACCAGGCTGGGGACCAGTCAGAGTGCCGTCCACCGGATCGAGGCAGGCAATCAGAACCTCAGTCTCGATATGGTGACCCGGATCGCCGAAGCCCTCGACAGTCCGATCATCTCCGTCGGCGGCAACGGACCGACCCACCTGCGTGTCCAGGGCGGCAACCAGTTGCACGGGAGCATCCAGGTCCGCTCGTCCAAGAACGCCGCGGTCGCGGTGCTCTGCGCGAGCCTGCTGAACCGGGGCCGCACGGTGATCAAGGGCATCGCTCGGATCGAAGAGGTGAACCGGATCGTCGAGGTGCTCACCTCGATCGGCGTCCGGGCGATCTGGTCCGCCGACAAGTCCGACCTGACGATCATCCGCCCCGACGAGCTTGATCTCGACGCGATGGACGTCGAGGCTGCGCGCCGCACCCGCAGCATCATCATGTTCTTCGGCCCGCTGATGCACGTCTACGACAAGTTCCAGCTGCCGTACGCCGGAGGGTGCGATCTCGGAGCACGGACCATCGAGCCGCATCTGCAGGTATTGCGTCATTTCGGCCTTGAGGTCACCGCCACCAACGGCTACTACCAGAGCGTGGTCGACGCGAGTGTCGAGCCGAAGCGGCCGATCACCCTCACCGAACGCAGCGACACGGGCACCGAGAATGCGCTGCTCGCGGCCGCGATGAATCCCGGTGTCACGGTGTTGCGCAATGCCAGCCCGAACTACATGGTCCAGGATTTGTGCTTCTTCCTGACCAAGCTGGGTGTGCAGATCGACGGCATCGGTACGACCACACTGACCATCCGCGGCCGATCCGAGATCAGCACCGATGTTGAGTACTACCCGTCCGAGGACCCGATCGAGGCGATGAGCCTGATCACCGCCGGCATCGTGACCAACTCCGAGCTGACCATCAGCCGGGCGCCGATCGAGTTCCTGGAGATCGAGTTGTCGATCCTGGCGGAGATGGGCCTGGACTTCTCCCTCAGCGAGGAGTACAGCGCCACCAACGGGCACACCCGGCTGGTCGACATCACGGTCCGGCCCAGCCGGCTGCGGGCACCGATCGACAAGATCCACCCGATGCCGTTCCCCGGCCTGAACATGGACAACCTGCCGTTCTTCGCGGTGATCGCGGCCGCGGCCGAGGGCAGCACCCTGATCCACGACTGGGTGTACGAGAACCGTGCGATCCACCTGCTCGAACTGAACAAGCTGGGCGCCGACATCCAGTTGCTGGATCCGCACCGGCTGCGGGTCAACGGACCGACCCGGTGGCGTGGTTACGAGATCGTCTGCCCGCAGGCCCTGCGGCCCAGCGTCTGCATCCTGCTCGGCATGCTCGCGGCCCGCGGCGAGTCGGTGCTCCGCGATGTCTACATGATCAACCGCGGCTACGAGGACCTGCCCAACCGGTTGAACGCCATCGGCGCGAACATCGAGGTCTTCCGGGACTGA
- a CDS encoding CBS domain-containing protein, translated as MTAVTLPAIVLRSKGAPMHISDILRSKGTQVVVVPPDASVRELLDVLKTHNLGAAVVSSGARVLDGIVSERDVVRRLTEGAAVLDLPIREIMTPVEEMQTCTMAATVDSLAQLMTDLRVRHIPVVDDKGLLAGIVSIGDVVKSRIGELTFERDELEAYVTH; from the coding sequence GTGACCGCCGTCACACTTCCGGCGATCGTGCTGCGGAGCAAGGGGGCACCGATGCACATTTCGGACATTCTGCGGAGCAAGGGCACCCAGGTGGTTGTGGTGCCGCCGGACGCCAGCGTGCGCGAACTGCTGGACGTCTTGAAGACGCACAATCTCGGAGCGGCAGTCGTCTCCTCGGGCGCGCGGGTGCTGGACGGCATCGTGTCCGAACGTGACGTCGTACGCCGACTGACCGAGGGTGCTGCCGTACTCGACCTGCCGATCCGCGAGATCATGACACCCGTCGAGGAGATGCAGACCTGCACGATGGCCGCCACCGTCGACAGCCTGGCTCAGCTGATGACCGACCTCCGCGTCCGGCACATCCCGGTCGTCGACGACAAGGGCCTGCTGGCCGGCATCGTCAGCATCGGGGACGTGGTGAAGAGCCGGATCGGCGAACTCACCTTCGAGCGCGACGAACTCGAGGCGTACGTCACCCACTGA
- the lpdA gene encoding dihydrolipoyl dehydrogenase has product MTEQFDVVVLGAGPGGYEAAIRAAQLGQSVAIVESKYWGGVCLNVGCIPSKALLRNAELAHVFNHEASTFGISGEVTFDFGAAYKRSRAVADRMSKGVHFLMRKNKIKEFEGWGTFTGPNSMTVAQGGDGGEVEISFSHAIIATGASTRLLPGTKLSERVVTYEEQILTDNLPESIIIAGAGAIGVEFGYVMANYGVDVTIVEFLDRMVPLEDAEVSAELAKAYRKLGVKVLTGTKVEAIDDSGDRVKVTVSPAAGGDQQVLEAEKVLQAIGFAPRTEGYGLEAAGVALTDRGAIQIDDYCRTSVPHIYAIGDVTAKIMLAHNASAMGMVAAETIAGAETMPIDYVNIPRATYCQPQIGSFGLSEEQAKAAGHEVKTAKFPFTANGKAHGLGEAVGFVKIVADAKYGELLGAHMIGPDVTELLPELTLAQKWDLTATEVGRNVHAHPTLSEAIKEAIHGINGHMINL; this is encoded by the coding sequence ATGACCGAACAATTCGACGTGGTTGTCCTCGGGGCCGGCCCCGGTGGATATGAGGCCGCCATCCGTGCCGCACAACTTGGCCAGTCGGTGGCGATCGTGGAGTCCAAGTACTGGGGTGGCGTGTGCCTGAACGTCGGGTGTATCCCGTCCAAGGCATTGCTGCGGAACGCGGAGCTGGCCCACGTGTTCAACCACGAGGCGTCGACGTTCGGCATCTCCGGCGAGGTGACCTTCGACTTCGGTGCGGCCTACAAACGCAGTCGGGCGGTCGCGGACCGGATGAGCAAGGGCGTGCACTTCCTGATGCGGAAGAACAAGATCAAGGAGTTCGAGGGGTGGGGTACGTTCACCGGCCCGAACTCGATGACCGTCGCCCAGGGTGGCGACGGCGGCGAGGTCGAGATCTCCTTCTCCCACGCGATCATCGCGACCGGCGCCAGCACCCGGCTGCTGCCGGGCACCAAGCTGAGTGAACGGGTCGTCACCTACGAGGAACAGATCCTCACCGACAACCTGCCGGAGTCGATCATCATCGCCGGCGCCGGGGCGATCGGCGTGGAGTTCGGGTACGTGATGGCCAACTACGGTGTCGACGTCACGATCGTCGAGTTCCTGGACCGGATGGTGCCGCTGGAGGACGCAGAGGTTTCCGCGGAGCTGGCCAAGGCGTACCGCAAGCTCGGCGTCAAGGTCCTCACCGGCACCAAGGTCGAGGCGATCGACGACTCAGGTGACAGGGTCAAGGTGACGGTCAGCCCCGCTGCCGGCGGTGACCAGCAGGTACTGGAGGCCGAAAAGGTGCTGCAGGCGATCGGCTTCGCGCCCCGCACCGAGGGCTACGGGCTGGAGGCGGCCGGCGTCGCGCTGACCGACCGCGGTGCGATCCAGATCGACGACTACTGCCGGACATCGGTGCCGCACATCTACGCCATCGGCGACGTCACCGCCAAGATCATGCTGGCTCACAACGCCTCGGCGATGGGCATGGTCGCCGCGGAGACGATCGCCGGCGCGGAGACGATGCCGATCGACTACGTGAACATCCCGCGAGCGACCTACTGCCAGCCGCAGATCGGTTCCTTCGGGCTGAGCGAGGAGCAGGCGAAGGCGGCCGGTCACGAGGTGAAGACCGCGAAGTTCCCGTTCACCGCCAACGGCAAGGCGCACGGGCTCGGCGAGGCGGTCGGTTTCGTCAAGATCGTCGCCGACGCCAAGTACGGCGAATTGCTCGGCGCACACATGATCGGCCCGGACGTGACCGAACTCCTGCCCGAACTCACCCTGGCTCAGAAGTGGGACCTGACCGCGACCGAGGTCGGCCGCAACGTCCATGCCCACCCGACTCTGTCCGAGGCGATCAAGGAAGCGATCCACGGCATCAACGGCCACATGATCAACCTGTGA